ACTATGACTGCCAATAAAACTGTTtcttgtgtttttaaaaatagaaatcaattatttttatgatttggAGAAACCTTTTTCAATAAATGTCATCAAACTGAGTCGGGAGAGAGCATAATATGTTATATAACTCCTCGCATCTTCCGGAAACCAAAGCACCCATATTTCAACAATACAATGATAAAGCATTCTCTGCCGCGGTATGTGCTATAACCAAGTACGGGGGTAAATTAAAGTGGTTTCTGAAAGATGATATCCATTACATCTATTCCAAAGAAGATTAAACCTCGGTTCATGACACTTTGGTCttccatattttaaaaataacgagTGAATGCATTCTTAAGTAAAATGGCTTTTAGGACAATCCATAGCACCAAaagcattgtttatatatatataagacatcggggggggggggggggctctgggctttaaaaaaatttttataacaCAAAAATACACCAATGTAAAATACAAGTGTGACTGTTTAccatgaaaatacatgtacaccacTTTATTAACTTTCTGGTACACCCTTATCTTTAGATTATATCGTTGAAAAGTcgtactaattttttttaagagaaaCACAGAAGATAACGTTATAAAGTGATTGTTTGCGTGTAATTTATACCAGTTAAAGTGTAAATCTCTCTAATATCTTTCGCATTATGCATATGGCATATTCATGTTAGTTTGATGGAAAATCgatgatatttgataaattattcagGCGTACACACATTTAAAAACCTAAAGCGACCATCAACTTGAGACGAATTTCACTTTAttaaaatttggtaaaataCAACATGTGAGAAGATAAGAGAAAAATCCATTCTATTTCAGagaatatttatttagttttgttAAGCCCTGAATGCTCGAAATGGCTTAACCTTTCACACCAAAATACACTTAAAGTAACTATCTCAACTAAGGACAATGAGCATTATTTTTGGggcttttttaatatatttttggtcTATTTCAGAGAATATTAGCTTTGTTTATCCCTGCATGTTCGAGATGGCTTAATCTTTCACAACAAAATACACTTAAAATTACTATCTCAACTACGGACAAAAcgcattatttgattttttattgatcGAATCgatgaataaataatttgactGACAGACATAAATACGGATAgattaaaagaaagaaagaaagataggtggatagatagatagatagatagatagatagatagatagatagatagatagatagatagatagatggatggatggatggatggatagatggatagatagatagatagatagacttACTTGGAGCAGGTTCTTTGGGGACACTTTGTTGTCCCCCCATTCTGGCATTTCTTGTTTCCTCCTATTTTCCTGTtaaacgattaaaaaaaaaagatctaaaCTGTCATAATTCAAGCATTGTTGAACGTTTTCTTCACCTTTTGTACGAATGTACGAGCATGATTGCAAGTCAGAGACTTGTCTTGATTTGTCAGTTGAATGAACTGTAAATTCAAAAGAGCGAATATTTTAAAACCAGgggtatatgtatatatattttttgaggTATGCTCTTTGTTGTTTCCACACGAGCtacgttttttaaaattattttatatgaaatgctttttcatttataaatatatatatataattcctATAGCAAATAACTCACGTAACTTGTCCGTCTGATGATTTAGCGTCGATATACTTACAGTTCTGATGATAAAATTTCGTTTGTTTAAATCACGTTGGTCTCTGGTTTTTCTGTTGTAAATTAACTGCCATAGACCGGGAAGTAGTTCGATCTTTCCGCGGCAATCTGCCAAAACACATGACGAAACAAGCTCGagaatttttgttttgcaaCTTAATTCAAAAAGCTTGTTGACAATTTAGTTTCTGTTTACCAATGGATGGTCGTCGATGCCAAGTATTGTAAACAATACAGCACAGTCTCCAGCCCTGCATGGGTTCTGAATTGTGACTTACTTTACAAATATCGATTGattgtttttgaaagataaGATTTTTTGGCCAGGTGTGTGATTTGAAGTAGTGTCTTTTTCAAAACTACAGGTAAGTTTTCTggaatttattaatttctattaTGTCCGAATAATTCCTTTGActgaaaaaaaccaaataacGATTgttactgggggggggggggggtaatcatAAGGGTGTTATTTGGATTTaaaaccataatttttacacagtgCTGGGTATCCAGTCTGATTTAACCTACATCAGGAACAGACACAGGTGTTAAACGGAGAAACAAAAATGGGCAACGATAACAGCACACAATCTCAGCAACCCAGCGAGAAATTCAAGGTCAGTATTCGAATCTGTACACAACTCATAAGTGATATAGTTCTTCTATACCATGAGTATAGAAATGAAAACTATTtctatgaattttatttataatgtttcaGGCTGCCTTCAAGAAGGTTGCAGATGTTGCTCAATTTCCAACGTGTGCGAGTAAGTTTGAATTTTGCGGATCTTTAAGTTATTGCGAGTTCTCATCATGATCTCTAATCAGtacactatatacatgtaatctgaCGTCTACATGAATGTGTTCATGGTTTGTTTGTGTTTCTCCAGATTTCTGGATGTATAAAGAAAAGATCCGACCGATTCTGGAACAAATCAGCGGGAATGAACAAATCAAACAATGTATGAAAGTCCAAAGGTCGGATATGTACACAACTGCAATGTCGCACTACAAGGGAAAGGTCGGCGAAATCCGCCGGAAAAGTGTCTCCATTCGTCACGAATCCTTAATGATTATTTTCGACGATTCCGGACAGTTTGACTACGATGGAGGGGGTTACCGGAGGGAATTCTATTCCACATTCTTCCAGAAAGCTATCAGGGACCGGGGGCTGTTTGTTGGGAACTACCCACGACTGCTTCCCAACTTTACTCAGGACAGGCTAGACGATCTTACTGCAGTCGGGATAGGAATCGTGGAGGCCATTCTTAATTTTGATTGCGGGTTTCCGTACTTACACCCTGGACTGTACCACTTCATGATGGATCATGACGATTTTGAACATTATCTGATGGTAGATGACATTCCAAATCCAGCCGTGAAACACCTTGTCAATCTGGTAGTTACATGCATTTCATTCACACAATGAATTCAAAGATTGAAATATCTTGCTGCAAGCCATGCTTGTACGTAAATGCTGGTATGTAATAttattgttgtaaaaaaaatggtcataatgaatttttattgtgtttataaCAGCTCTTAGAATGTGAAACAGATGACCAAATAAATGACGTCATACAAAGTGATGAAGGAGTTATCGTAGAACACATTGGATGGCCAACAGGCAAACAGTACAATGTTAGTTTGCTCCCCTATAGAAGTTTTACGTgcacattttaaacaattattctAACAATTTCAAATGTAATATTAAAGATTTCTTTTACTGTAGATGAAAAACAGAGAACAGCTTATCACCTTACTCACaagatacagtatcattgacgAGAGGAGACCGGCCATTGATGCCCTGAAGAAGGGCCTCAACTACCTGAAATTCTTGGAGAAAATCAAAGACGTGTCCCTGTTGGAGCCTCTTTTTGTTCATTCCGAAGAGTACTCCATTAACAAGCAGTATCTGAAGAAACTGTTACTTCCAGCGCTGGAAGGTCTCAATGCAGCCAATGATAAACTGAAAAAGGCTAAAGAGTACGCACTACGGTCCGTCAATGAAATAAATGGTCAGTTCACAAAGCACCTTTGAAAGGCttaatttttcagtgttttttttttcctccatCTTATGTCAGGTTTAATAACATTTCGGTAGGTACTAATGTAATTTATAAAAGATATGTTACAATTTAATTGTACAGAATAAATCGGATACCTTTTATACTGTATACAACATGCCATTCTAGTAAACTACGTTTTAGAGGGTATCTTCAATTTCAGACGACGAAGCGAAAACACTCTACCACTTTATCACAGGCTTATCAAGCCCTTCTGTGAGCCAAGAACAACTCCGCGCCGAATTCATCATGTCCAATCCCAGACAGAAGCTTCCAGAGGCCATGACATGCTTTGAGACACTTATGATTCCTGTTGGGAACAAAGACTACGAGGAATTCAAGGAGTCTTTCCATCACGCCATCAAAACCTTTGACAAACTTGCTGTCAATAAACCATGCTGTTGATGACGAAGTTATAAACAATCTGTGCTGTTATTTTCATCGATCTATTGTTTATAGTGTATAATTATCTGCATTGATTAAGAATCTTGTTCATGCTTCTGAAGACATTTCAGCAGCCAACTGTAACAATACATGTGCCGtgaaatatgtatatacatggagtatcaatatttaaaacacCACTGGTGCAGTAAATGGACAACTCTGCAATACATCAactattagaaccattttaacaaggccttggactttcagtaggacgcaactatctatctatttcttgcgtcaaaacaagctaaacatgacgctggtttcaagtgaaaaaatacacaaatagccaggcaaatcttgttgatttcaaagagcaatcaTTATGGCTGAGTaaccaacaatgaaatagacaagcctacgtcacattgctgttagacaccaactacccaaagtccaagcacttgttaaaatggttctaatacttttaatatttgttgAGCCTTTGCTTGCTTGTATCAGATCTAGACattatttcttttgataaatgGAAGTACTAAAATAATGACACATTTTTTGCATTCAGTTGTGAAGGCCAGTGTAGTTTGCTGTTTATTCTTAAGCTTGTACAAAGAGTGTATTCACTCAACATCATAAAACGTGTAATTATCATAATCTGAGAACTATTCaaattctgggttttttttatttaatctaacaataactttatttaaacaataaaatgattttttggtgattcattcgggatatgatgGTAgcaacattgcaaaaaaaaatatttttttttgccaatgatcgctaccttcataacccgcatggatcatcaaaaaagcattttattatttagattaacatctttctttaaactaattattaaactgattatgaaaagtaattaaaactcacaaaattactgttaatgtacacaATTACGTTAGTTAAAAgcaacagccaaatcgtctcctgtgagactttgagtgaCATCATGATTACAGTATATTTAATGCAGTCCGGGATTTTCTTAGGTCGCCGTAggcttcgaccaatcgataaacagggcgtgtcaatttcagtcctgtcagtttcagccacTGTAGATTTCGACCTATCTATAAACAGGGCGTGGTGATTTCAGTCTGGCtatttctatagagctatgaattaactataagtttccgtaagaaatagatgaaataatacttggtagatgtaaatataagtgtGTATCCAAAGATACTACACACATGAAATTTGGAATCATTAGATCTTTTGGCACACTAAAACAACATAGttcaaacattatataaataagaaAAGATAATCTTATTGCAGACTTCTTCTAAAGCAAACcgaacatatttttctttttctccgTAGTCCTAACACTAACTGAACTACCATTTTCTACAACTtagaattaaatttcaattcaatttaaatttatatctctCCTGGTACTGCTATCACATTGATATGGGAGGAAGCTTGAGAACTCTGAGAAAACTATATTTTTGCCATGCAGGCGACcaccataccctatcacatacaactGTTGTTGATCAAGAGAATGGAACTAGGGTCGCGGCGCCTGCATTGAGAAGCAAGTGCATTGTCTACTGTGCTACTTGGACACCCTCTAATTCAAGCATTATTAAACTTACTAGGGATGCATGATGTATTGTACATTGAAagcataaaataagaaaaacgcAGAACTTACTTTAGATTTATCTAGCATTATTTTACATATGCATATGCTACAgtaaacatgtaaatgtttGGAATATTCCTTTGATCACAGAATTTCACttcataaataaatacaatttatacatgtaactaatgtTCATTAGATACTCCAGTGATCTTGGGTATAATCTAATTTCAATACTACAAATTAGTACGGGAGAACCACCCCATAATAAGGCATAATAAATACAGATGTAGGCACTATTAGTGTTCACACTTTCTGTTGAGTCCCCACATCCTCCAGAAACTCATCATCTCCTGCCCTCAGGTTGTCTGTCAGTCTGTCCGTGGAGGCAGTGATTGACAGCACGATCCAGGCCAGGATGGCCATGCAGCAGCGAGCCGTGTTTAGATCTCTCCATGTACTGATGTCATCACCTGCGCTGGACAGTACGTTATTATTATTCTGGAAGGCAAAAAGAGGGGGATTCAGTGTGAATCAAGAAATAAAGAAGACAAATAGAACTTGTATTATATCAAAGTCTAGGTCTTGCTATGCTGtatcacaaaaattaaaagtcagaaaaacttaacgtatcttttatttaaaactcaTTTTATTTAGTTCCATTACATGATCATTTTTTGTGATAACAATAGAGAGGTTGAGTATTCATGAAAGGcatgtcatatttttttaccttttcaaaactCTAGAAAACATCCAATTGGATTGTGATATCTAATAGAATACTATATTTAAACATTCAATGCCagtaattcaaacaaaatactCCCCACTGCAATCATCCAAGAAGTTACCTAATGGCATGGTCTGATTGATATTTGGACCAATCTCAAAAATTTTTGTGCAATATAAAAAGATTGAGGTATCAAACAGACAACAAAGTTCCTACATATTTATGTACTTACATTCACATCCATCCAGAGGTCTGGATATCTGTTGTACAAGTTCATTTTGTCTTCCAGATTTGCCATACATAGGCTCAGTATAAGAGCCACAAAATAGATGACAATGGACACCGTGCCTGTCTGCAGGGTGAAAGACTGTAGAACAAATCTACGTGTGGGACGGCCTATGTCAAAcctacaaatttaattttaaattcattaaaacataCGTTTATATTTATGCAAAAATTACTGTCTAAATAGAATCATGTTCACACAGCTGTCTACAATTCGAATGTAAGTATTTCCATGAATATGACCATCAAGTTTTAAATGTcctattattttttcttttatttgtaattttgttcATCATAATGTAAACTTCCTTATAATAAAATCTACTTTTAAATTTATGACGGGTACTTACCTATCACATGCTGAAACTGTACACAACACAAGGAGAATATAAAACATGCACTGTACTGGAAGTGCCAGAATTCTGTAATGCTCCAGAAAGTCAATGTATGAGAAATACAACAAAATGTATGTCATTGTCAGGTGCCACATAGCAATGCCTGCTGTTAGTCCATGTAAAAACAGACAGAATGTCACAAACACTTTGTGTGATCCTATAGCGAACAAAATAGTTGACTCCACTTGCTGCTCTGGTTCTTGCTCTCGGATAGCTTCTTCCTCTCTCCACTTCTTGGCATACTTGACTTTGCTTTCTCCTTTAAATCCACCTGtagaaagaaataaacaatgtaTTAATAATTTTGGCATTGCTACATACACGTATCACagttattattcataatttttaaaaatggtagGAAGTTACTGTTAAGAGAAAGGGTACACTGTTCATTGATATAATTTATGTGGTACACGCTTGCACAACTTTTTAAACAGTCAATTTTTAATACAGTCTTAAATTAATAGATGTAGCAGTTGATGAAAAACATACATAAACAAAATCTTACTGTCGGTCTCAATGAAAAGTTTTTCCAAAGGTTGACTCTTTAGTACTGCTGCCTCTGTTGAAAATGGGTGAAGTAGTACTTCATCTTTGCCCTTTTTGCCACTTGGACTCACAACATCCTCATGTATTGTCTGTAACTCTGCCGTTAAAGTATCCGCCCACTCGTCATCCTCTCGGGGAGTAGCTGTCGTAGAGgaaggtttctttttcttcttgaCTTTCTTTTTTGGTGTTCCACTTCCTTTTGTATCTTTAGATATCAGACTTGCTTTGCTTCCAGTTACATCCTTATCAATAATGCATTCAAACAGTCATAATGATGTTTTCATGTAGAAATTATAAAGTACATCTCTGTTGTCTCTTTTAACacttattgatttaaaaatgaattgcaCAGCAACATGAGCAACAGAACCATGAGCAACAGAACTGATTGCATGAAATCAGTCAAAATAAGAAGGTGTATTAACTACCCCTTGAAGACTGAACTTTGCATagcaaaaattgataaaatgatattgaaagcCGTCCAGTCAAGCTGTTACCCATTTATATTAACAACTCGAAACTCAAACATTCAATTGAAATAATCATATCTGTAtatatgtttcaaaacaaaattattgcaTTGCAAAATAATGATAATCATGTATTTTGGATGTCTCTTATTAATAAAACAAGAATTCATTTATCAAAATCTTATGGTCTAAAATTTGCTTTATTTGTtgttactgtatacagggttattttcgccacATATACTATAATATTTGCCCTTTCTACTCTTGCAAACAATTTggccccgtcttgaatttgcccagacatAGTTGTGCTTTAAGAGAGATAGTTTGAGACATCATatttcgcccagtcttaaactCGCCCTTTGACAATGAAGGCAAAAggagcgaaaataaaacaggggcaaatatttccctgtatacagcaTATCTTCAGCCTCCTCTATCAATTAAGATAtcaatttaacaaataaatttgcTTTGCTTTTGAATTTCACTATGCAAAGTTTGTAAAATCAAATACTTAGTTTCAGAAAATATAATCACATTCAAAGGTGAAACAAGTTTACGAGACAGAAATATCAATGATTTACTTTGTCAAACATGTTTGAACACATCTACTGTATGAAAACTTATAGAGTGTGCAAAACTTTCAtataatatttgtataaatttctTACCTCGTCTTTGCTTGCTGCACTTCTAGCAGAACTAGGGTCTCCTTCGCCTTCTTCCGTGGTTGTAGGTTTCTTGCGTTTCTTTGGAGTAGGTTTATCAGACCCCTCTCCATCTTTCTTTTTCACTACCTTTTTTCTTGGCGTTTCATCCGATTTTACAGAGGTCGTGCCGTTCGCCTCTGAACTCGGGgcctttttctttttctttttgacgGGTTTCTTTTGTTCATCGCCATCCTCAGAGGAAATTGGGGGTAGTTTTTTACTCCGCTTTGGTGGATCTGCTCCTGCGTCCGACATCTTGTTGtcaatgtaaattttgatgtaagCGGCCTTCTggtattttaattgtttgttttttttacacattaacCAAGCATCTTATTTTAAACGTCTTCGCTTGTCTTtgtcaattttcaaatattaatgatATCCATAAAAATAATTACGGGTTTTATTTAAGAATACTTGATAactaaaaaagatttttttcctgGATCGGGATCAATATCTCTTATCTACAAGCCGATCCCGAGGTGAAAAATGGCATCACCAAAGAAGTCTGTTCTTTTTATTTGCCTTGGTTTGTAGATGACTCTCAATGACAAATGTTCTAAACATCTTGACAGCATATTTATGatgtttatattacatgtatataacattgaaataattgttttagGCGATAATTATTTATGCACAATCTATAAAATTAATACTGTACATAGCACATGCTATTTTATAagattgtacattttttttgttacattgaTTATTCAAGGGCAGGTCCTCAAAATGCAATATGATCAAATAGATACAATTCTAATTTCTTTGAATTGCAGGTAACATTTGTAGATCACCAATATCAGAGGCATTATTCTTGGACCttttagaaaagaaaagagagagagattcagtAAGTCTAACCAGTACACATaacacaatatttttgtaatgacaCAAAAAATGTAACAGGTGGTGGAAAGTCAAGTCTCAACCGGTAATTAAACCCAGGTCCTCTGGCATATAATGCCAATGCTCTAATTAACCACTGAGGTATTGAGACCCGATATGTTGATTAACAGTCATACACCTGTTAACACGGTGACATTAAGTTAGTTTGTTAATCTGATGAAATCCCTTTGcctagctacatgtacatgtagggcTATATAGGTTGTCCCTGgcacatcttttaaaaaaatttaagaaagaaataaactTATTTGATATATTCAATGTTATCAGACAGTGACGGTAATCGATCTCATGTTGATGATTTTGTCTATTTTCAAGTGGAAGGTGGATAGTGCAGCAATCATTGATTATCATATTGGTAAAAACCCAGACAGCAGAACAATAAAGACTCTGAATAAGAATGGAATCACCTCATACACCCACAAAGTCAGACAGGTAGACATAATACTAGTATAATATCCTCAGAACGCAAATCATGTTGCctaatctaaaatttaaatctcACAGTCCAGCTGtttttataaattctataaCCAACGTTTAATATCTactaaattttaatgaaaatcagtTTTCACAGTTTGTAAATTTATTAACATGATAAAGGATGATAATTAAtgcaatttcattttgtttttcagatAAGAAATTCAGATTTTGGGGAATTTGATTACATTGTTGGCATGGATAATGATAAcatgaggtacatgtatttatgcatGATAATTCAACTGTTATTTTAATAAGTGAAGAGGTGtacatgcttttaaaaaaaaatccctgtGCACTGTTtatgctatatacatgtatgtgtagcTACACAACCATTTTTGTCAACTACTAAGATCTTGAAATTTTGCATTGTACTACATTCATATTCTAACAAGTACCATAGGATTCATATAGTAAATAGACTTTGTTTCAGATATGAAATGAATGTGGGCCATGTCCATATAGaata
This genomic window from Magallana gigas chromosome 5, xbMagGiga1.1, whole genome shotgun sequence contains:
- the LOC105337124 gene encoding uncharacterized protein isoform X1, which translates into the protein MGNDNSTQSQQPSEKFKAAFKKVADVAQFPTCANFWMYKEKIRPILEQISGNEQIKQCMKVQRSDMYTTAMSHYKGKVGEIRRKSVSIRHESLMIIFDDSGQFDYDGGGYRREFYSTFFQKAIRDRGLFVGNYPRLLPNFTQDRLDDLTAVGIGIVEAILNFDCGFPYLHPGLYHFMMDHDDFEHYLMVDDIPNPAVKHLVNLLLECETDDQINDVIQSDEGVIVEHIGWPTGKQYNMKNREQLITLLTRYSIIDERRPAIDALKKGLNYLKFLEKIKDVSLLEPLFVHSEEYSINKQYLKKLLLPALEGLNAANDKLKKAKEYALRSVNEINDDEAKTLYHFITGLSSPSVSQEQLRAEFIMSNPRQKLPEAMTCFETLMIPVGNKDYEEFKESFHHAIKTFDKLAVNKPCC
- the LOC105337124 gene encoding uncharacterized protein isoform X2; amino-acid sequence: MGNDNSTQSQQPSEKFKAAFKKVADVAQFPTCANFWMYKEKIRPILEQISGNEQIKQCMKVQRSDMYTTAMSHYKGKVGEIRRKSVSIRHESLMIIFDDSGQFDYDGGGYRREFYSTFFQKAIRDRGLFVGNYPRLLPNFTQDRLDDLTAVGIGIVEAILNFDCGFPYLHPGLYHFMMDHDDFEHYLMVDDIPNPAVKHLVNLMKNREQLITLLTRYSIIDERRPAIDALKKGLNYLKFLEKIKDVSLLEPLFVHSEEYSINKQYLKKLLLPALEGLNAANDKLKKAKEYALRSVNEINDDEAKTLYHFITGLSSPSVSQEQLRAEFIMSNPRQKLPEAMTCFETLMIPVGNKDYEEFKESFHHAIKTFDKLAVNKPCC
- the LOC105337127 gene encoding transmembrane protein 237; this encodes MSDAGADPPKRSKKLPPISSEDGDEQKKPVKKKKKKAPSSEANGTTSVKSDETPRKKVVKKKDGEGSDKPTPKKRKKPTTTEEGEGDPSSARSAASKDEDVTGSKASLISKDTKGSGTPKKKVKKKKKPSSTTATPREDDEWADTLTAELQTIHEDVVSPSGKKGKDEVLLHPFSTEAAVLKSQPLEKLFIETDSGFKGESKVKYAKKWREEEAIREQEPEQQVESTILFAIGSHKVFVTFCLFLHGLTAGIAMWHLTMTYILLYFSYIDFLEHYRILALPVQCMFYILLVLCTVSACDRFDIGRPTRRFVLQSFTLQTGTVSIVIYFVALILSLCMANLEDKMNLYNRYPDLWMDVNNNNNVLSSAGDDISTWRDLNTARCCMAILAWIVLSITASTDRLTDNLRAGDDEFLEDVGTQQKV
- the LOC105337136 gene encoding low molecular weight phosphotyrosine protein phosphatase 1, which encodes MASPKKSVLFICLGNICRSPISEALFLDLLEKKRERDSWKVDSAAIIDYHIGKNPDSRTIKTLNKNGITSYTHKVRQIRNSDFGEFDYIVGMDNDNMSDLEDLKPKNSKAKLVMFGDYDTDGSKTYVEDPYYSDDIKAFQEVYDKVNRCCRGFYDSIAS